From Gemmatimonadaceae bacterium, the proteins below share one genomic window:
- a CDS encoding Eco57I restriction-modification methylase domain-containing protein — protein MSATESPPAAPPLGWLIRRAAEDLLAAVEEARLTASARLNQKQRGAKGQYFTPAQTARFMASQFTPRGGRIRLLDAGAGVGSLSAAWIAQAAQWESPPEHIHVTAFELEPLLAEYLEATFSKAAAVAAGAGVGLSWEVRGEDFIESASASAVAELFAQTLPRYDVAILNPPYHKIRSDSKARETLRRAGIETSNLYSAFVWLAVSHLTRDGELVAITPRSFCNGPYFRPFRKYLLEQSSLDWLHVYESRDTAFADDEVLQETLIFKVTRAEDQRSTVTVSSSEAGHEHDVSQRQLPYGRVVLSDDRESVIHLPDEEGEYTASFIRQLPATLRETGLSVSTGKVVDFRCREQLRSDASADTVPLIYPQHFLNGRVEWPKTGAKKPNALQIHADVESLLVPAGYYVLVKRFSAKEERRRVTAAVFDPSSVACEQVGFENHLNYFHAQGAPLNKECAFGLAAYLNSTLLDDYFRTFNGHTQVNASDLKSLPYPSRAQLQELGRLVLNSALPQPELDTVVEEHLFKPQDSEMPSAGAEKILEATEILRALGLPNDQLNDRSALTLLALADVHPDSHWLAASQPMIGVTPIMDFARDRYGKQYAPNTRETFRRFTLHQFVEAGLVRANPDDPNRPVNSPKYCYQLTTEALTLIRHFGTKAWLKALEAHKSALGELKMRWAAEREMQKIPITLPQGGELALSPGGQNELVKLIVREFLPRFTPGGHVVYLGDTEQKDLFYDRECLRALGVTPLDDHGKMPDVVVHFAAKDWLVLIEAVTSHGPVNPKRQEELKRLFGKSRAGLVFVSTFLTRQDLSKYLRDIAWETDVWVAEAPSHMLHFNGERFLGPY, from the coding sequence ATGTCCGCGACCGAATCCCCTCCAGCCGCGCCGCCGCTTGGATGGCTGATCCGTCGAGCCGCAGAGGACCTTCTCGCCGCGGTCGAGGAGGCTCGCTTAACAGCATCGGCGCGGCTCAACCAAAAGCAGCGTGGCGCGAAGGGGCAGTACTTCACGCCAGCCCAGACTGCGCGGTTCATGGCCTCGCAGTTCACGCCGCGAGGAGGCCGCATCAGACTCCTTGACGCGGGCGCCGGAGTCGGCAGCCTAAGCGCCGCTTGGATCGCCCAGGCCGCGCAATGGGAATCGCCACCCGAGCACATTCACGTCACGGCCTTCGAACTCGAACCTTTGCTTGCTGAGTACCTGGAGGCGACGTTCTCGAAGGCCGCTGCTGTCGCGGCAGGCGCCGGAGTCGGACTCTCTTGGGAAGTGCGCGGAGAGGACTTCATCGAGTCTGCCTCGGCTTCAGCCGTGGCAGAGTTGTTCGCGCAGACGCTGCCTCGATATGACGTGGCGATACTGAACCCGCCGTATCACAAGATTCGCTCCGACTCGAAGGCGCGCGAGACCCTCCGGCGCGCTGGCATCGAAACGAGCAACCTCTACTCTGCTTTCGTTTGGCTGGCGGTTAGCCATCTCACACGTGACGGCGAACTAGTCGCGATTACGCCGCGCAGCTTCTGCAATGGCCCGTACTTCCGCCCGTTCCGGAAATACCTACTGGAGCAAAGCAGTCTCGATTGGCTTCATGTCTATGAGAGCAGAGACACTGCTTTCGCCGACGACGAAGTGCTTCAGGAGACGCTGATATTCAAGGTGACGCGCGCTGAGGACCAGCGCTCGACGGTCACGGTCAGCAGTAGCGAGGCCGGCCACGAACACGATGTGAGCCAAAGGCAGCTACCGTATGGCCGAGTCGTCCTTTCAGATGACCGGGAGTCAGTCATTCACCTTCCCGACGAGGAAGGCGAGTACACCGCGTCGTTCATCCGCCAGCTACCGGCCACGCTGCGGGAGACTGGGCTCAGCGTGTCCACGGGCAAAGTCGTGGATTTCAGATGCCGTGAGCAGCTGAGAAGTGATGCCAGCGCGGATACGGTACCGCTGATCTATCCGCAGCACTTTCTCAACGGTCGAGTTGAATGGCCGAAGACCGGCGCAAAGAAGCCGAACGCGCTCCAGATTCACGCTGATGTTGAATCGCTGTTGGTCCCTGCTGGATACTACGTGTTGGTCAAACGCTTCTCCGCTAAGGAGGAGCGGCGGCGCGTCACTGCCGCTGTATTTGACCCCTCATCTGTCGCGTGCGAACAGGTCGGCTTCGAGAATCACCTGAACTATTTTCACGCACAGGGTGCACCTCTTAACAAGGAATGCGCATTTGGCTTAGCCGCATACCTGAACTCGACGCTGTTGGATGACTACTTCCGTACCTTTAATGGCCATACGCAGGTCAATGCTTCCGACCTAAAGTCGCTACCGTACCCAAGCAGGGCCCAGCTGCAGGAGCTTGGCCGCTTGGTGCTCAATTCAGCGCTGCCTCAACCCGAGCTCGACACAGTCGTCGAGGAACACCTCTTTAAACCGCAGGATTCAGAGATGCCATCTGCTGGCGCCGAGAAGATTTTGGAAGCTACAGAGATACTTCGCGCGCTCGGATTGCCGAACGACCAGCTGAACGACCGGTCGGCGCTAACTCTGCTTGCGCTGGCGGATGTGCATCCTGACAGCCATTGGCTCGCTGCGTCGCAGCCGATGATAGGCGTCACACCCATCATGGACTTCGCTCGCGACCGCTATGGCAAGCAGTACGCTCCGAACACACGCGAGACTTTCAGGCGCTTCACACTGCATCAATTTGTGGAGGCTGGGCTGGTGCGGGCAAATCCCGACGATCCGAACCGGCCTGTCAACTCGCCAAAGTATTGCTATCAGCTAACAACCGAAGCCCTCACACTCATCAGGCATTTCGGAACGAAGGCTTGGCTGAAAGCGCTAGAGGCACACAAGTCGGCGCTGGGCGAACTCAAGATGCGCTGGGCAGCGGAGCGCGAAATGCAGAAGATTCCGATCACGCTACCACAAGGCGGTGAGCTGGCGCTGTCGCCGGGGGGCCAGAACGAGCTAGTCAAGCTCATCGTTCGCGAATTCCTGCCTCGCTTTACCCCAGGTGGGCACGTTGTCTACCTAGGAGACACGGAACAGAAGGATCTGTTCTACGATCGCGAGTGCCTGAGGGCTCTCGGCGTCACGCCTCTCGACGATCACGGCAAGATGCCGGACGTTGTCGTGCATTTTGCGGCCAAAGACTGGCTCGTCTTGATCGAAGCAGTTACGAGCCACGGCCCCGTAAATCCGAAGAGGCAGGAGGAGTTGAAGCGACTCTTCGGAAAATCGCGGGCAGGTCTGGTATTCGTCAGCACGTTTCTGACGAGACAGGACCTGAGTAAGTACCTAAGGGACATCGCGTGGGAAACTGACGTCTGGGTCGCGGAAGCTCCCAGCCACATGCTCCACTTCAACGGAGAGAGATTCCTCGGTCCCTACTAG
- a CDS encoding helix-turn-helix domain-containing protein codes for MATFVPAEVFPPGEFIKDELEARGWTQADLAEVMERPVQVVSEIIRGKKRVTEETARELEAALGIEAEFWTRTEALYRLRHTEPASTSIAERASIRQRVPLRQMISRGWVKPSTDVHELRANVLNFLGVDSLQEHAPFAKAAKQREYDQPSSLVQEVWLLRVKQLAESMITPGYSREKLLSTVDRMKALLREPELVAQVPKLLDAAGVRFLIVERLPGLKTDGVCFWVNENSQPVIGMSMTADRIDNFWFVLRHEIEHVLNEDGKSGAIVDDDLDGDGESESPIEARANHAAAEFCLPQAALQSFIDRKGPLFTDQNIRLFAQVQGRHPGIVAGQLRRRLKAWNKFTKHLAKVREHVTATAMVDGFGTVAGAGS; via the coding sequence GTGGCAACTTTCGTACCTGCGGAAGTGTTTCCTCCCGGCGAGTTCATCAAAGATGAGCTAGAGGCTCGCGGTTGGACGCAAGCAGATCTTGCGGAGGTCATGGAGCGCCCGGTTCAGGTGGTGAGCGAGATCATCCGCGGAAAGAAGCGGGTGACCGAGGAGACTGCTCGCGAGCTCGAAGCGGCCCTCGGGATTGAGGCAGAGTTCTGGACGCGTACTGAGGCGCTCTATCGTCTCAGGCACACGGAGCCCGCCTCGACTTCGATTGCTGAGCGCGCTTCGATCCGGCAACGAGTCCCGCTTCGCCAGATGATCTCCCGGGGTTGGGTGAAGCCATCGACGGACGTGCACGAGCTCCGGGCGAACGTGCTGAACTTTCTTGGCGTCGACAGCCTCCAAGAGCATGCACCGTTCGCGAAGGCGGCAAAGCAGAGAGAGTACGATCAGCCGAGCTCGCTTGTGCAGGAAGTGTGGCTACTGCGCGTTAAGCAGCTCGCGGAGTCGATGATCACTCCAGGCTATTCTCGCGAGAAACTGCTCAGCACGGTTGATCGAATGAAGGCACTACTCCGGGAACCAGAGCTTGTTGCGCAGGTGCCAAAGCTGCTGGACGCGGCTGGAGTTCGTTTTCTCATCGTCGAGCGACTGCCGGGGCTAAAAACTGACGGCGTCTGCTTCTGGGTTAATGAGAACTCTCAGCCTGTCATCGGAATGTCGATGACAGCAGATCGAATCGACAACTTCTGGTTCGTCCTCCGGCACGAAATTGAGCATGTGCTGAACGAGGACGGAAAGTCTGGAGCTATTGTTGACGACGATTTGGACGGGGATGGCGAGTCCGAGTCTCCGATAGAGGCTCGCGCTAACCATGCTGCTGCGGAGTTTTGCTTACCGCAGGCTGCGCTTCAGAGCTTCATCGACCGGAAGGGACCCTTGTTCACGGACCAGAACATTCGCCTGTTTGCACAGGTGCAAGGGCGCCATCCGGGAATCGTTGCTGGCCAACTCCGTAGGCGACTAAAGGCGTGGAACAAGTTCACCAAGCATCTCGCGAAGGTCCGTGAACACGTGACCGCGACGGCAATGGTCGATGGATTCGGAACAGTGGCTGGTGCGGGATCGTAG
- a CDS encoding type II toxin-antitoxin system RelE/ParE family toxin, producing the protein MLEVHHDDPDLARLEKEAAFTAGFAVPVVKGFRKVMQRLRTVSRKSSLYQFGGLGLEQLKGQRKHEHSMRINKKWRLIVEFEGEEPNELVRIKGIENHYGD; encoded by the coding sequence ATGCTCGAAGTACACCACGACGATCCTGACTTGGCGCGGTTGGAGAAAGAGGCGGCCTTCACCGCCGGATTTGCGGTTCCCGTCGTGAAGGGCTTCCGGAAGGTCATGCAGCGGCTCCGCACCGTGTCGCGGAAGTCGAGTCTGTATCAGTTCGGCGGTCTTGGGCTTGAGCAGCTGAAGGGGCAACGGAAGCATGAGCATTCGATGCGCATCAACAAGAAGTGGCGACTTATCGTCGAGTTCGAAGGTGAAGAGCCGAACGAGCTCGTGAGAATCAAGGGGATTGAGAATCACTATGGGGACTAG
- a CDS encoding nuclear transport factor 2 family protein yields MQRAVLWCLLLCLCAGPLAAQDAALMARDSAWNQLRLSGDAAGLEALLAADWVLTHSDGRQQDRRAYLDELRRGAGGGRVNTVIRNEDVVVRQHGDVAVITGTSVQAGTGADGQPFSGRFRFTRTWLRHEGAWVMLASHSSRIAVP; encoded by the coding sequence GTGCAAAGAGCTGTCCTGTGGTGCTTGCTGCTGTGTCTGTGTGCGGGGCCGCTGGCGGCGCAGGATGCTGCGCTCATGGCCCGCGACTCGGCGTGGAATCAGTTGCGCTTGAGTGGTGACGCGGCGGGCCTGGAAGCACTGCTGGCCGCAGACTGGGTGCTGACGCATTCCGACGGTCGGCAGCAGGATCGACGTGCGTACCTCGACGAGCTGAGGCGGGGAGCTGGAGGTGGTCGGGTGAATACCGTCATCCGCAATGAGGACGTCGTAGTACGGCAGCACGGGGACGTCGCGGTCATCACGGGTACGTCCGTGCAGGCCGGTACCGGCGCGGATGGGCAGCCGTTCAGCGGCCGATTCCGTTTCACGCGCACGTGGCTGCGCCACGAGGGCGCCTGGGTGATGCTGGCGTCACACTCCTCTCGCATCGCCGTCCCATAG
- a CDS encoding AbgT family transporter, producing the protein MTEVQSRSRLLRALDAVERVGNLLPHPASLFVILSAIVVLLSWLFSTLGVTVQHPTTGDVIGATNLATVAGLQRLVMGLLPNFMNFGPFGPVLVCLLGLSVAEHSGFLGAVVRVIIGATPPRLLTLVIVFVGATSSTAGDVGYVLLLPMAAALFHAVGRNPLAGLAAAFSGVSGGFAANLLLSPTDVILAGLTQEAARIIEPGYVVTPMASYFFLASSVFLVTITGTVMTEWIVERRLGAYGGAVVPEKSEPLSRAEWRGLGWAFASLGVLTALVLWGLLPDNGFLQDSERPGFIGSFFLRGLVFWIFVFGLVPGVVYGLVAGTITSDKDVYKGMAKNMELVAGYIVIVFFIAQFVNIFNWSNLGVLMAVQGAAFLRTLDLGPIPLLIMLIALTGTINIFLGSASAKWAMLGTVMVPMLMLLGYSPELTQTAYRVGDSLTNIITPLSSNFPLVLIFFQKYDAKAGIGTLSATMLPYSVANFVAWSLMLVLWVWLRLPTGPGAPLFLTH; encoded by the coding sequence ATGACCGAGGTCCAGTCGCGGTCCCGTCTGCTCCGGGCGCTCGATGCCGTCGAGCGCGTCGGCAACCTGCTGCCGCATCCGGCGTCATTGTTCGTCATCCTGTCGGCGATCGTGGTGCTGCTGTCGTGGCTGTTCAGCACCCTTGGGGTGACCGTGCAGCATCCGACCACGGGTGACGTGATCGGCGCGACGAACCTGGCGACGGTCGCCGGCCTGCAGCGCCTGGTAATGGGCCTGCTGCCGAACTTCATGAACTTCGGGCCCTTTGGCCCCGTGCTGGTCTGCCTGCTCGGGCTTTCGGTGGCCGAGCACAGCGGCTTTCTCGGTGCCGTGGTGCGCGTGATCATCGGCGCGACGCCGCCACGGCTGCTCACGCTGGTCATCGTATTCGTCGGCGCGACGTCGAGCACCGCTGGCGACGTGGGCTACGTGCTGCTGTTGCCGATGGCGGCGGCGCTGTTCCACGCAGTGGGCCGCAATCCGCTGGCCGGGCTGGCGGCGGCCTTCTCCGGCGTGTCCGGCGGCTTTGCCGCGAACCTCCTGCTTTCGCCGACCGACGTGATCCTTGCGGGACTCACGCAGGAAGCGGCGCGCATCATCGAGCCGGGCTACGTGGTCACGCCGATGGCGAGCTACTTCTTCCTCGCCTCGTCGGTCTTCCTGGTGACGATTACCGGCACGGTGATGACCGAGTGGATCGTCGAGCGCCGCTTGGGTGCCTACGGCGGCGCCGTGGTGCCCGAGAAGTCGGAGCCGCTGTCGCGCGCGGAGTGGCGCGGATTGGGATGGGCCTTCGCGAGTCTCGGCGTGCTCACTGCGCTCGTGCTCTGGGGCCTGCTGCCCGACAACGGCTTTCTGCAGGACAGTGAGCGCCCCGGCTTCATCGGCTCGTTCTTCCTCCGCGGACTCGTGTTCTGGATCTTCGTGTTCGGGCTCGTGCCGGGCGTCGTGTACGGGCTCGTGGCCGGCACCATCACCAGCGACAAGGACGTCTACAAGGGGATGGCGAAGAACATGGAGCTGGTGGCGGGCTACATCGTCATCGTGTTCTTCATCGCCCAGTTCGTGAACATCTTCAACTGGTCGAACCTCGGCGTGCTGATGGCGGTGCAGGGCGCGGCCTTCCTGCGCACGCTGGACCTCGGGCCGATCCCGCTGCTCATCATGCTGATCGCGCTCACGGGGACCATCAACATCTTCCTCGGCAGCGCATCGGCGAAGTGGGCGATGCTCGGCACGGTGATGGTGCCCATGCTGATGTTGCTTGGCTACTCGCCGGAGCTCACGCAGACGGCGTACCGGGTGGGCGATTCGCTCACCAACATCATCACGCCGCTGAGCTCGAACTTCCCGCTGGTGCTGATATTCTTCCAGAAGTACGATGCCAAGGCGGGGATCGGTACGCTCTCGGCGACGATGCTGCCGTACTCGGTGGCGAACTTCGTGGCCTGGAGCCTGATGCTGGTGTTGTGGGTGTGGCTGCGGTTGCCGACGGGGCCCGGGGCCCCGCTGTTCCTGACGCACTAG
- a CDS encoding N-formylglutamate amidohydrolase, with product MPSTPPVLVLAPTVPPIPLVVDSPHSGMEWPEDFVPAASREAIHTTWDAFVDELWGDAPAAGATLVCATFPRAYLDANRAEDDIDPELLAEPWPTPLTPTAYTKRGMGLIRRNALPDVPMYGQPLTVREIQARISGFYRPYRDALRRALDTAYDRFGRVWHVDAHSMKSRGNRMNVDNGALRPDVVVSDRHGTTAAQEHTQWAAEWFRGRGLRVQVNEPYQGGDLVRSFGAPAERRHSIQVEFNRALYMDEARFERGPGFAALRETCAAFAVAAGARAQEQG from the coding sequence ATGCCTTCCACGCCCCCGGTGCTGGTGCTGGCCCCGACGGTTCCACCGATCCCCCTCGTCGTCGACTCGCCGCACTCCGGGATGGAGTGGCCCGAGGACTTCGTGCCCGCCGCGTCACGCGAGGCGATCCACACCACCTGGGATGCCTTCGTCGACGAACTTTGGGGCGATGCACCTGCGGCTGGTGCCACGCTGGTCTGCGCGACCTTTCCGCGTGCCTACCTCGATGCGAACCGCGCCGAGGATGACATCGATCCAGAACTGCTGGCTGAGCCCTGGCCCACACCGCTGACGCCTACTGCTTACACCAAGCGTGGGATGGGACTCATTCGCCGCAACGCGCTGCCGGATGTCCCGATGTACGGGCAGCCGTTGACGGTGCGCGAGATTCAGGCCCGCATCAGCGGCTTCTATCGACCGTACCGCGACGCACTGCGCCGTGCACTCGACACCGCGTACGACAGGTTCGGGCGCGTCTGGCACGTCGACGCGCACTCGATGAAATCCCGCGGCAACCGGATGAACGTGGACAACGGTGCCCTGCGCCCGGACGTCGTGGTCAGCGACCGCCACGGGACCACGGCGGCGCAGGAGCACACGCAGTGGGCCGCCGAGTGGTTTCGGGGGCGTGGACTGCGCGTGCAGGTGAACGAGCCGTATCAGGGCGGGGACCTCGTGCGGAGCTTCGGCGCGCCGGCCGAGCGCCGGCACAGCATCCAAGTGGAGTTCAATCGCGCCCTCTATATGGACGAGGCGCGCTTCGAGCGCGGGCCGGGCTTCGCGGCGCTACGAGAGACCTGCGCGGCCTTCGCCGTGGCGGCTGGCGCACGCGCGCAGGAGCAGGGATGA
- a CDS encoding ribonuclease HII: MAGGWSAIEKARRAAGAVHIAGVDEVGRGPLAGPVVVCAVIMPADRRAIAGVTDSKQLSAADRERLAEKILAHALALRLAASSVRDIGRYNIYQATVRAMARAIERLPLRPDAVLVDGKPIRTLGIAHEAIVGGDARCYSIACASIVAKVVRDRLMQRLARRYPAYGWESNAGYGTPVHLTALRTHGLTPHHRLAFCRTALGGQESLL; the protein is encoded by the coding sequence GTGGCCGGCGGCTGGAGCGCGATCGAGAAGGCGCGCCGCGCCGCCGGTGCAGTGCACATCGCCGGAGTCGATGAAGTCGGACGGGGCCCCCTGGCGGGCCCCGTTGTCGTTTGCGCCGTGATCATGCCGGCCGACCGGCGCGCCATCGCCGGGGTCACGGACTCCAAGCAGCTCAGCGCGGCCGATCGCGAACGGCTGGCCGAGAAGATCCTTGCCCACGCCTTGGCACTGCGCCTTGCCGCTTCGAGCGTCCGCGACATCGGACGCTACAACATCTACCAGGCGACGGTGCGGGCGATGGCGCGCGCCATCGAGCGACTGCCGTTGCGGCCGGACGCGGTGTTGGTGGACGGCAAGCCGATCCGGACACTGGGTATCGCACACGAGGCGATCGTCGGCGGCGATGCGCGCTGCTACTCGATTGCCTGCGCGAGCATCGTGGCCAAGGTCGTGCGCGACCGGCTGATGCAGCGGCTCGCGCGGCGATACCCGGCGTATGGCTGGGAGTCGAACGCGGGCTACGGCACGCCGGTGCACCTGACCGCGCTGCGAACGCACGGGCTCACGCCGCACCATCGGCTGGCGTTCTGCCGCACGGCGCTTGGGGGGCAGGAATCGCTGCTCTGA
- the rplS gene encoding 50S ribosomal protein L19: MNPFTETQKEYLKQVPAFRAGDTLRVNVRVKEGDKERLQAFEGVCIARKGAGVSATFTVRKISNGVGVERIFPLHSPMLAEIKVVRRGRVRRAKLFYLRNVTGKAARIAEKKVRVQVPASGEATTA, encoded by the coding sequence ATGAATCCGTTCACCGAAACCCAGAAGGAATACCTGAAGCAGGTGCCCGCTTTCCGTGCCGGCGACACGCTCCGCGTGAACGTCCGCGTGAAGGAAGGCGACAAGGAGCGCCTCCAGGCGTTCGAAGGCGTCTGCATCGCCCGCAAGGGCGCCGGCGTCTCGGCGACCTTCACGGTGCGCAAGATCTCGAACGGCGTCGGCGTGGAGCGCATCTTCCCGCTGCACTCGCCGATGCTCGCCGAGATCAAGGTCGTGCGTCGTGGCCGCGTGCGTCGCGCCAAGCTCTTCTATCTCCGCAACGTGACCGGCAAGGCCGCGCGTATCGCCGAGAAGAAGGTGCGCGTGCAGGTGCCGGCCTCGGGCGAGGCCACCACGGCGTAA
- the trmD gene encoding tRNA (guanosine(37)-N1)-methyltransferase TrmD, with translation MLPINIVSIFPDFFAGPLGLSIPKRAAEAGLVRYNLVDLRAFATDKHKTVDDAPFGGGPGMVMKPAPFFDAVESLKARAPIVLLSPRGKVFSHADAERFAAGTELTLLCGHYKDVDQRVADHLATEEISLGDFVLSGGEPAALAVVDAVVRLLPGAMSDIESARTDSFFDRGLSAPSYTRPADYKGFKVPDVLLSGNHAQIERWRREEGERLTQNRRGSPVAQPSEPQ, from the coding sequence GTGCTTCCCATCAACATCGTCTCGATCTTTCCCGACTTCTTCGCGGGACCGCTCGGCCTGAGCATTCCCAAGCGGGCCGCCGAGGCGGGGTTGGTGCGCTACAACCTGGTGGACCTGCGCGCCTTCGCGACGGACAAGCACAAGACGGTGGACGATGCCCCCTTTGGCGGCGGGCCAGGCATGGTGATGAAGCCCGCGCCGTTCTTTGATGCCGTGGAGTCACTCAAGGCGAGGGCCCCGATTGTCCTGCTTTCGCCTCGCGGGAAGGTGTTTTCGCACGCCGACGCCGAGCGCTTTGCCGCCGGTACGGAGCTGACCCTCCTCTGCGGCCACTACAAGGATGTGGACCAGCGCGTGGCCGACCACCTGGCCACCGAGGAGATCTCGCTGGGCGATTTCGTCCTGAGCGGCGGGGAGCCGGCGGCCTTGGCCGTGGTGGACGCCGTGGTCCGACTGCTGCCAGGGGCGATGAGCGACATCGAATCCGCCCGGACGGACTCCTTTTTTGACCGGGGACTCTCGGCCCCGAGCTACACCCGACCGGCCGACTACAAGGGCTTCAAGGTCCCCGATGTGCTGCTCTCTGGGAACCACGCCCAGATCGAGCGCTGGAGGCGGGAAGAGGGGGAGCGGCTGACCCAAAACAGGCGGGGGAGCCCCGTTGCACAACCCTCAGAGCCGCAGTAG
- a CDS encoding SDR family NAD(P)-dependent oxidoreductase, with translation MAALKGKVAVVAGASRGAGRGIALALGEAGATVYVAGRSVRGGPAPTDGAPGTIEDTAEAVTARGGRGIPVRTDCTDETQVAQLFARVEREQAGLDILANAVWGASDGTASPDEALAGWGTPFWERSPTEWRRMMDGGPHAYYLTAFHAGRLMAKHKRGLIVGVTDGFLEGTPEAVLAGKESGEYGGMLLYDLSHATINRLMLGMAADAKKSKIAVVTLMPGFMRTERVQRSMTSQEVQRQFRYDLSESVEYIGRAVVALAADRQAIKKSGRIHFVADLAAEYGFTDVDGRRIPRFDPFDAAGVTPA, from the coding sequence ATGGCGGCGCTCAAGGGAAAGGTTGCGGTGGTGGCCGGTGCCAGCCGGGGCGCTGGGCGGGGCATCGCCCTCGCGCTGGGCGAGGCCGGCGCAACGGTGTACGTGGCAGGGCGTTCGGTGCGCGGCGGCCCGGCGCCGACAGATGGGGCTCCCGGGACGATCGAAGACACCGCCGAGGCGGTGACGGCGCGTGGCGGTAGAGGAATCCCGGTGCGCACGGACTGCACGGACGAGACGCAGGTCGCGCAGCTATTCGCGCGCGTCGAGCGGGAACAGGCAGGACTCGATATTCTCGCGAACGCGGTCTGGGGCGCCTCGGACGGCACGGCCTCGCCGGACGAGGCGCTGGCGGGCTGGGGCACGCCGTTCTGGGAACGATCCCCGACCGAGTGGCGGCGAATGATGGATGGCGGCCCGCACGCGTACTATCTCACCGCGTTCCACGCGGGCCGCCTGATGGCCAAGCACAAGCGCGGGCTGATCGTGGGCGTCACCGACGGATTTCTCGAGGGCACTCCTGAGGCGGTGTTGGCCGGCAAGGAGAGCGGTGAGTACGGTGGCATGCTGCTGTACGACCTCAGCCACGCCACGATCAACCGCCTCATGCTTGGGATGGCGGCCGACGCCAAGAAGTCGAAGATCGCGGTGGTGACGCTGATGCCGGGCTTCATGCGGACGGAGCGGGTGCAGCGCTCGATGACCTCGCAGGAGGTGCAGCGGCAGTTCCGCTACGACCTGAGTGAATCCGTGGAGTACATCGGGCGCGCCGTGGTCGCGCTCGCGGCGGACAGGCAGGCCATCAAGAAGTCGGGCCGCATTCACTTCGTGGCGGACTTGGCGGCGGAGTATGGATTTACGGACGTCGATGGACGTCGGATTCCACGCTTCGACCCATTCGACGCGGCGGGCGTCACGCCGGCATAG
- the rimM gene encoding 16S rRNA processing protein RimM: protein MTVPDCASVGRIRRPHGVRGELVVEALTDEPDAIFAPGRRVFQGTPEGALWLDPRSKQPRELEITGQRPFKEGWLLTLDAVQDRTEAEKWNGRHLMVPVQELSEPDEGEVFAHELVGMQLVHADTSQPLGEVVEFYELPQGLLLEFKTARGLASLPFVDEFVDEVDRDARVIRVRPPSGLLET, encoded by the coding sequence GTGACGGTTCCCGACTGCGCGTCGGTGGGGCGGATCCGTCGCCCGCACGGCGTGCGCGGGGAACTTGTTGTGGAAGCATTGACCGACGAGCCGGACGCGATCTTCGCGCCCGGCCGTCGTGTTTTCCAGGGCACGCCGGAGGGCGCGCTGTGGCTTGATCCGCGCTCGAAACAGCCGCGCGAACTCGAGATCACAGGGCAGCGGCCGTTCAAGGAAGGCTGGTTGCTCACGCTCGACGCCGTGCAGGACAGGACGGAGGCCGAGAAGTGGAATGGGCGGCACCTGATGGTGCCGGTGCAGGAGCTCTCCGAGCCCGACGAGGGCGAGGTGTTCGCGCACGAGTTGGTCGGGATGCAGCTCGTTCACGCCGATACATCCCAGCCACTCGGCGAAGTCGTGGAGTTCTACGAGTTACCGCAGGGGCTATTGCTCGAGTTCAAGACGGCGCGTGGCCTGGCCAGCCTACCCTTCGTCGACGAGTTCGTCGACGAGGTGGATCGCGACGCGCGCGTCATTCGCGTACGACCACCGTCGGGACTGCTCGAGACCTGA
- the rpsP gene encoding 30S ribosomal protein S16 — MAVRIRLRRQGRKKAPQYRIVVADGRSPRDGKFIEILGQYAPRTGEQALQLNVERALYWLDNGAQPSDTVRSLLRKAGVLKARHEARLATKLASKAVPVKAEE; from the coding sequence ATGGCAGTTCGTATTCGTCTCCGTCGTCAGGGCCGCAAGAAGGCGCCCCAGTACCGTATCGTCGTCGCCGATGGCCGCTCGCCGCGCGACGGCAAGTTCATCGAGATCCTCGGGCAGTATGCCCCGCGGACGGGTGAGCAGGCGCTGCAGCTCAACGTCGAGCGCGCCCTGTACTGGCTGGACAACGGCGCGCAGCCGTCCGACACCGTGCGCTCGCTGCTGCGCAAGGCGGGCGTGCTCAAGGCCCGCCACGAGGCGCGCCTCGCGACCAAGCTCGCGTCCAAGGCCGTGCCGGTGAAGGCCGAGGAGTAA